The genomic DNA TGACATTTTTAGGTAGGACAGTAGGTAAGATTTCACCGCATCTTACCCATCCCAAAATGGGCAATTTAATTTGATTGCCACTGATTTTAATGGAGCCTTCCAAGTAAAAGCTATCTTTGACATTTTTCTTTTTAAATTTTGGCTTGCCTCTTTCAGGCATTTTCAACCATGCCTGAATAGCCTTACTTAGATTTCTCAACGCTTCTTGAGGAGCGCATTTGGAAACTTCGTAATACCAGGGATTAGCTGATTTTACTTCTGCTACCAAACGCTTATGTAAGTCAATTGCACTTGGTAACTTTTCCTTAGAATCTAAAGCTTGCAGGCAAATAGCCAAACCCCAATTCCATGCGTGTCTAGCTGTCCCGGCGTGCTTTGCAACTAAAGTGCGCTGTTTGTTATTTAATTTTAGCTTGCTCTTAAATCCTAACAGCAACTTCCCTCAATTCCTCAACTATCTTCTTAAATTACTCATACAAGCATGGTAGCATCACAATTGAGTAAGTATAGGCGAATTAGTTAAGCTTTATGAAGCAGAAACAAAACCCTGGAGACCGAACACTCTCTCTTTGTGAGTAAAACAGATGGTTACGAGAGTACAAAAATCAGCCAAATTATCACGTTTCTAAGTCCGCGTTAAGCTGAGGCTCGCGGCGGCTAAAAGGTATATCCTGGTTAACGGCGTCGATTTCCTGCTGCTCCATTTCATTGACTTGGCTGATGTAAGAACGGAGAATTTGACTCAGACGAGGATGATAAAAGCGGTGCAAACTGTGGTTGGCGGTGGCAGGAAAGCCACGGCGTTTTTTGTGGCGTCCGCCCGCGCCAGGGTCAAAAGTTTGGATGCCGTGGGCGATCGCCCATTCAATTGGGGTATAGTAGCAAGCATCGAAATGCAGGCAGTCAATTTCTTGGGCAGAACCCCAGTAGCGTCCGAACAGGCGATCGCCTTTGGTGATACAAAAAGACATACCGATCGGATGATGGGGATTTTGCGCTTCGTTATAAGCGGCTATAAATAATACTCGGTGTCGGTATTTGGGATAAAGTTGTTCAAAAAATCGCTTTGTGAGGTACTTGCTTCCCCACCAGCCAAACTTGTCGCAATGGT from Aerosakkonema funiforme FACHB-1375 includes the following:
- a CDS encoding RNA-guided endonuclease InsQ/TnpB family protein; translated protein: MLLGFKSKLKLNNKQRTLVAKHAGTARHAWNWGLAICLQALDSKEKLPSAIDLHKRLVAEVKSANPWYYEVSKCAPQEALRNLSKAIQAWLKMPERGKPKFKKKNVKDSFYLEGSIKISGNQIKLPILGWVRCGEILPTVLPKNVTISKRANDWYISLC